The window TCGACCGGGGGATCCGACTTTCATGGCGGCGACAACCATGGGCGTCTGGGTGAGGTGCTGGTGGGGCTGAAGGTGGTGGAGGAACTGAAGCGCAGGCGTCTTTGAGTCTATCACCAACCCAAACTACATAGACTATGGGTAAACACCTTATTGGTGGGGGTTTGCCGATGCCGTATGATGTTGGCCGGCTGGAGCAGCGGGTGCGTGAACTCGAGGATAAACTGCTTCAGTTGCGGTTGAGCAGGAGGGTGCTTATGTTGCTCTTGGAGCGGCAGGAGCAGGAAAAAGCCACTTTCCTGGAACGCCTTGCACGCGAGAATCGTCGGTTGATGCGGGCTAACCAGCAGTACGCCCATCACCTCCTTCAAAAGAACCGACAGATCTACGAGCTTGAATCCCGTCTGCAGGTGATCAGCGGCGAGAAATCGAGGCATTAGACAGCTTATCCACAAAACTGTACACATAATGGGAAAAACTGTTAGCAACTTCAGTTAATGGCACCACTCTCAGCACATGT of the Bacillota bacterium genome contains:
- a CDS encoding translation initiation factor 2; this encodes MPYDVGRLEQRVRELEDKLLQLRLSRRVLMLLLERQEQEKATFLERLARENRRLMRANQQYAHHLLQKNRQIYELESRLQVISGEKSRH